A window of Gossypium hirsutum isolate 1008001.06 chromosome D13, Gossypium_hirsutum_v2.1, whole genome shotgun sequence genomic DNA:
TTCCAGTGATAATTTTAAGTTGCAGGAGGTTGGGAGTGCTCTTTTGGTGAAACTTGAAGAGCTCCTTGAGTCTTTTTCGATTAAGAAAAATGTGTCTGAAGCTATTAACATGTCCAAGATTTGTATTGAAGTCTTGGAGCTATGTGTCAAATGCAATACTCACCTTTCAGAAGGCCAGTTTTTCTTGGCATTGAAAACTGTAGATTTGATTGACACAAACTACTTGCAGAATATCCCTGTAAATGCAATCAAAATAATGATAGGGAAGAATATTCCTATAATAAAAGCTCATATCGAAAAGAAAGTGACTGCAGACTTTAACGAGTGGCTACTTCACATTAGGAGTTCTGCCAAGGATATTGGGCAGACTGCAATTGGTCATGCTGCATCGGTACGCCAGAGAGATGAAGAGATGCTTGAACGGCAGAGAAAAGCCGAGGAGCTGAACGTTTCTGGCTTAGGAGATGTGGTATATTCATTAGATGTTGAAGAAGTTGATGAAGATTCTGTTTTGAAGTTTGATCTTACACCTCTTTATCGAGCATCTCACATCCATTCCTGTCTTGGAATCCAAGAGCAATTTCGTCGATATTACTACAAAAATCGTCTATTACAACTCAATTCAGACTTGCAAATCTCTTCCTCACAACCATTTGTTGAATCATATCAAACCTACCTAGCTCAAATTGCAGGCTACTTTATTGTGGAAGACAGGGTCTTGAGGACTTCTGGGGGCTTGTTGTCTGCCGATCAAGTTGAGACAATGTGGGAGACAACTGTTGCAAAAGTGGTGTCGGTCTTGGAAGAACAATTTTCTCATATGGATTCTGCAACGCATCTTCTCTTGGTGAAGGATTATATCGCTCTTCTTGGGGTTACACTTAGGCAGTATGGGTATgaagtgagttcaattcttgagGTCTTGGACAATAGCCGAGACAAATACCATGAGCTTCTTTTTGAAGAGTGCCGTCAGCAAATTAGCAATGCTGTATCTAATGATTCCTATAACAAGATGGTAATGAAGAAGGATTCTGACTATGAAAATATTGTTTTGGCATTTCATCTTCAGACTTCAGATGTAATGCCAGCTTTTCCATATATTGCACCATTCTCTTCTATGGTGCCTGATTGCTGCCGCATTGTTCGATCATTCATCAAAAGCTCAGTTGATTACTTGTCTTTTGGAGTGAATTCTAATTTTTATGATGCAGCAAGAAAGTATTTGGACAAGCTCTTGATTGATGTGCTTAATGAAGTTGTAGTGACTATGTTTCAGAGTGACGGCATTGCTGTATCTCAAGCCATGCAGATTGCTGAAAATATACCATTTCTTGAAAGATCTTGTGACTTTTTCCTTCAACATGCTGCACATCTTTGTGGGATTCCAGTTCGATCAGTTGAGAGGCCTCAGGCCAGTTTGACTGCCAAGGAGGTCTTTAAAACTTCGAGACATGCAGCTTATCTGGCTGTCGTGAATTTGGTAAATAGTAAGTTAGATGAGTTCTTGGCGCTTACAGAAAATATAAACTGGACGGCCGAAGAGATATCCGAAAATAATAGTGAGTATATGAATGAGGTGGTCTTTTGCCTTGACACTGTTTTCTCAACAGCACTGCAAATTCTGCCATTGGATGCTTTATACACGGTTGGTTGTGGGGCTCTTGAGCATATTTCCAACTCTATTGTGGCTGCATTTCTCAGTGATAGTGTGAAGAGGTTTAATGCCAATGCAGTCATGGTTATCAACCAGGATCTACAGAAGTTAGAGAGTTTTGCTGATGAGAGGTTTCACAGCACAGGCCTAAGTGAGGTATACGAGGAAGGTAGTTTTCGAAGTAGCTTGATAGAAGCCCGGCAGTTGATAAACCTATTGTCCAGCAGCCAGCCGGAGAATTTCGCAGATCTTGTAATTCGGGAGAAGTCCTACAATGCTTTGGATCGTAAGAAAGTGGCTAGCATTGTCGAAAAATTCAAGGACTCAGCAGATGGGATCTTTGGGAGCCTTTCAACCAGAAATACAAAAACAAGTTCACGGAAGAAATCAATGGACATGCTCAAAAAAAGATTGAAAGACTTCAACTGAGAACGATTCAATTGTTTGCTGGCATTGGAAGCGGTTGTGTCCATCTTgatcttcatattttcttttcccCCTTTTCTAAATGACATGGTTTGTAGTTCATTTGATCGCagattattattagttttatattcCTCCCTATTGTCTTTCTGTTTTCTTTCTTCCGGTTAACCATCTTGGGAAATAAGTCGGGAAATCGCCAGATACATTCTCATACATTAAGGTCACTTCAAACTTTACTCAGAATCTCTTTTAGATACTTCTGATGTTTTATATTCAGCACTTAGTATTTATACCAGACATTCATTTATGgtattatattaagaatttagGTCTTTATGATCAACACAATGACAATTTTCGACAAGAGAGAAGCTATTTCTGAGCAGAACTTTTTGGTAATACAAGAACAACTTAAAACTATGTTACTTAGGCTATGGTGTGACTGTCAGATGGTAGTAAGTGCTAGAGGTGGGAATGTTTActctttctaaatttttaatatatttggagGGTCTAGTCCTCGTATCCATATCTAAATATGTTTTGGACTTGAGTGTTGGATAGGGGTACCTAAAGAAAAACTAGCCTTTGAAGAACTGGTTTGGAGCTGCATTTGATCGAAATTGCTGAATACGGCCAAACAAAGGTAAAATTTTCTTCTCATTCTTTTACAGCTCGTTTCTGTTTGCTTGCAGCTTTTGGCCAGAACAGACGTTTTCTCTTACGCACATGTATGTTTATTTTTGTGTATGTTTAGCACTGATTTCATTCCTTCTGCCTCATTTCTCTGTGGAACTTTtgatctccttttctttttcacatttGTTTTAATGTTATCTTAATGGCAGTTTCTAGAAGAtcttttggtttgtaattttgcAACTGCTGTTGAATTAAGGATTTTACATACAAAAATTCTAAACTTGGGAGCATTTAGCAACTTGAAACTACAGCATTTGATCTGTTTAGTTGTTGGATTTGTATTTTCCAGGACATACATACTTTTAGCTTGAACCAATCTTGAGGTGGTGAAGTGCTTGAGAGATAAGAGTGTTAGATATTTATTTGGAGACCCTGTTCTTAAATGTAGAGAATTTTGACATAACATTGGATGGATATCATATAATGGTGATGTTTCCTCATCTTTGTCACTTGCCTACATAAAAATCCTGCGTTTCCTTTTTGAACCGAAGGAGTaggttgtttttcttttcttttttaattgaaCTCCATTATCATGGATAACCAAACCAAtctaaatcaaataaatattattggtTATGCTcgattcattttttctttttgatttttttaaaaagtttttatataGTATTTGGGTGTATATTTTTCTCTAAAGTCATGTTTGAAgcaaaaaatgaattttaagttagggggCATGGTTAGCTTAATGATAAGGTGTAAGTAAACATTCAAAGGGTCAAACGAATATGCAATGTAAATAAACTTCAATTCAATTATATGCATAATTGGCGTTAAAATATGTTTGTAAAATTTATACAGATATGGCAATTACAACTGTAGACAATATGATTAAAAAGgctttgaatataaaaaaaatatatctttttttaataaaaaaatgaaaatttaaatgttttttttaaatttctttaatttttaatttttaagaataaagattaaattgacaaaatgtgttaagttgagggttaaatttgttaaattttgtagATTCAGGATTAAACTAATAGAATCTGTAAACATaggagggttaaatttgttattatgtcaaTAAAAAAGGGTCACCGTTAGTAATTTATTTAATAGATGAgtgatcaaaatattaaattttaataatgttaatggctaaaatagaaaattttaaatttgagtgattaaaatagaaatatattaatAGTTGGGTGACATTTTTATAGTTAACcaaaattatttagtatttatgtaacaaaaagcaaaagaagaaaatgataaagTTTTACAAGTTTAGTCatttatatatgatttaaattaaattttagttatgaactttaaaaaattatgatatgATCACTAAACCATTAATTATCGTTAATAATGACAAGTTCatatatcatttcaaacaaaaaaaaaattcagattaTATAGgtaatccttatactttttctcttgaaaaatttgaatcttttttttgttatttttttggataaattacacttaaggtcactaaattattagtatgtttacgttttggtcactcaaatttaaaagttacaaagtgatcattgaactatttgaaaatttttgtttaagtcattgggttgttaaggttttttttttaaagtctgactAGTGAGCTCTAAGCGATGATCCGGCAGTTGGTACGGTGGATTAATACCCACTGACAAGTAGAATAGCATATATTAGATCTAAGTCAATCTAATAGTCAGTGTTGAAAATCAaagtaaataattatttagattttggTTTGTACATTCGCGACGTTTAAGATTATTTCGTAAAAAAACATTGAACTGTAGAAGAGAAAGGGAATGAGAACTTCTGATTGGTGCAGGTGGTAGGAACAGAAAATGTCATACCACGATGATTTTAAcaactcaatgacttaaatgaaaactttcgaataattcaataaccattttataaccttttgaaattaaataattaaaacgtaaatttactaataatttaatgatattgaGTGTAATTcgtatatttcttttaattttactttCCTACTTTTTCTCTCTTCCCCCTTTCTTTATATTTCCTACGACCAAGTATTTCATTAAATCGCCAAATTGGTAATTAAGGTTGATGGTGATGActatattttaatgaaaaaattatttatcaaaatgttatgaatttaaaattatttattgaaacAATTCAAAAGGAACCTGTTTCTTGagttccatgctaaatcatcgtcaatttttaaacatcaaacacatTATTTGTCTTTCGAGGATAAGTCGCATCataaaaatttctttattttggaaACCTTAAATCACCGTACGTCAAGGCgattttcattttatatattttacattttcccACTGTGAAAGATGGTTGATTTTTGTTTTGACAGATCTAATGATAAGTAGCAATATAATTAAGGGTCAGctcttcattgcttttgaaaagtgctgtggaaaagtgtttttgaaaattttgagtgtttggtattgctgtcaaaaagtgcttttgaagaataaaatgtcaattttagacatgatattataaagtaacaaatatgtaattaaataatgttcaaattagttaatattatgatattttagcaaaaatataaaaaaataaattattataacttattgttaatattttaatatataaaattaattttaaatatttttaagtaattaatattaattatttattaaatttaattagaatatataaactatatttaaatataataattaaatatttgtaattaaatattgacacaattgtattattataaaaattattttttattaacacatttgtattattttattttaaaatgtatttgaatatataactcatattagatagaaaacataaacctaatatataactcatattataATGACTACGGTGGCAATAGTAGAAAAATTCTTCCAAAAATCGAACTTACTAGCTTCACCACTGAACGCCATCATTTTGCATCTCTCCAAATGAaagcttttttctttcttctcctttttgGTGTTAAAGAGCAAATCTACACATTTTGCAGTACTGTTACATGAAGAACTTAAATGAAAGGCAACACCTTTAACATACATAAAAAAGGATTCAAGAGCATTAGTATGTTCAAAACTTGATGCCATCTCTTTTATTTTGCCTTCAACTTTACTTCAATAGGTTTTCCCCTTATTAGTCAATCCATGACTATTCTTTTTTTTCACTACATAAACTGCATGAACAATTCCAAGCAAATGGGAAACCTCAATAATATTGTTTTCCATAATCGGAATATGAAGAAAATCGCGATCGGATTCTATTTTGTAATCCGACTGAGAAAAATggtcttaaaattaattaaaatctaagCAATTGCTGCTTAAGTCTCctctagcaaaaaaaaaaaaaaaaaaaaaattcagtcaGATGGGCCAATCGTTTTCTCAGGGACCACAAGAGTGTCAAATTCTTCGCTTGTGAGCACACCAAGGCTCAATGCTGCTTCCTGCAGAAGATAAGCGCAGAAACAAGTGTAGGTTATATTCAGTATTTCAGCCATCAAAGGAAAGGATTAGGACAAACATTGAAACAGTTCCATATGAGAACAACTTAAGTGAGGTCGAATTTCCATATTAAGATGTCAGTAAGCACAATAAAACAAAGTCATTGCTATCCATGATTGCATCAAAGATACTCAAGAAGTGAACCATAAAGAGAAGAAACAAATCTCACCTTCAAAGTGGACCCCTCCTTGTGTGCTTTCTTGGCAACTGCTGCAGCATTGTCGTAACCAATTTTCTGAAAGCAAAGAGATCATTAGAGACGTGTTCAAAATGCAAAAGACTCATTAAGGAACAACTGATCCCAGATAGAAGCAGGGAAGAGAACTTACCGGGTTCAAAGATGTGACAAGCATTAGAGACTGCAAGACCATTCAAAATGTCACAAGACAACATACGATCATTAGCTtgacaaaataaacttaaaacatTCAGGATGTGGCATCAACTGACCTCATGTAGTAATTTAGAAATTCTTTCCCTATTGGCTTGAATTCCCCTCACGCAGTTCTTCTCAAATGAAGCAGATGCGTCACCCAGCAATCTTAATGACTGATAGCAAAGGACAATGATCATCAATGAATGAAAATGAACACAAGTGGAGAAATCAAGTCAAGTCAAGCATATGATTGTCAAATctcaaaatctaaaatatcttCATTGCAAAACTCTCATAATtcttatctataatttttatagtCTTAGGAAATAAAGAGATTTGGCCTTTCAAATGAGTAGTGCAGAAAATTTACAGATTCAGATTTTGAAGCGTTGAAATCAAGCATACAATTTTCAAATTGCAAATTCTAAGAATATTTTTCATTGCAAAAACTCACATAATTCATACTTATAATTTTCGTGAAGTCATATGAAATAAAGAGAATTGGCCTTTCAAATGATTAGTGCAGAAAATTTACACATTCAATTTTGTAAGtgttgaaattaaatgaatgCAGCTTTTCAATAACTTTGGTAATAGAAAACACATACATGCAGGAGTGCATTAGCAATCATTGGCTTGAACACATTCAATTCAAAGTGGCCATTGGATCCGCCCACTGTGATAGCAACATGGTTTCCCATTACCTGCAAGAAACTTTCCGTCTTGTTATAGACTGATAAAAGAAAGTGAAAATTTAACCACCACAAGATAAAATCTCCAGCTGGACAATACCATTTGAATGTGAAAAAATAACAGTAACATATATTTACCTGGGCACAGACCATAGTGATAGCCTCACACTGGGTAGGGTTTACCTTCCCCTGAAACAGATAACTTCACTCAAACTAACAAGATTATATGGGAAGAACAATAGTCAAAGGGAAAATAGAATAGAAGTAAAAAAAAGGACTTTGCTGATAAATGAATCCATGGAAATTGAGATGAGAATCTTACAGGCATTATACTGCTGCCTGGCTCGTTTTCAGGAAGAATGAGCTCACCAAGGCCACATCGGGGACCACTGAATAAGAAAAATGCTGAAACCATCAGAATAATGCCAACCacactcacacacacacacaaaagagGGTTATCCAAATTGCAGACAAACCTTCCCAGTAAGCGTATGTCATTTGCAACCTTCATCAGGGACGTGGCAACAGTGTTTAGGGCTCCGCTAGTTTCAACAAAGGCATCATGTGCAGcttgattaaagagaaataaatattcatgaatgtGTAACTATTTTGCTTGACAacttaaaatggaaaaataatcaATTCCTTCAACCTAAaacaaaatggaaaaataaataaataaaagcttgATCAGAGAGAGCTAAGAGATTCACCAAAGCTTCAAACTTATTTTCTGCTGTGACAAATGGCAAGTTTATCTCATCTGCTACGGCAGCAGCAATTTTTGCATCAAACCTAGATCAATTTTAACATTGGGCAGTGTCAAGTTCAGTACGAGAATCCTAAAGGAACATTGTTATGATGATAAATAATGCTCTCAAACAAATAGTTCATTCTTCATAATAATTTCAGTTTTATGTTTGCATTTAGTAAATTTGGTAACAGCAGCTTCAAGCCATGGCACAGCAAATGCAACatctattaatataaaaataatatatagaaaGTTTACACAGGTGCACTAGCTTTAAACAAACATTCAATGACCAAAGAGTATTTCTGAGGCTCTGACCATAAAATATAAGAGATAAAACATGAATTATAGCTTAAAGATCATAAAGGGCTTGGATCTTAATAAATCAGAGAGCAATATTGAAGCAACCAGGTAAAATAAATCAACTATATAGCATCAGAATAAAACGAACAAAAGAAAACCAACTGAAATTGACAAAGGAAAATAGACATAATTACAAAATCAGAGAAGCAATGTTCAAGGTAACATACCCTTTCTTTGTGTTTAATCCAAAACAAGATGAGGGCAAAGAACCAGCGTAGCAGCAGAGGGAACCAGCAGAGAGCAGAGAGCAGCGTAGCAGCAGGTACTGGGCGTCATGTGGCTAAAAAGGTAAAAGTAACCagctcaaaagcactttttggctgaaaagctaaaaaaatcTACTTTTCATCTGCccaaaagtacttctcaaaagcTGAGAATTTGCTATCAAATGAAGggtgttcttcattgcttttcaaagaaaattatttttctagctaAAAGCTCATCTCAGCCGCAATGAAGAACACAGCCTAATTGATAGCAGAAGGTAAAATAAAGATGGGCactaaaatttcattcaaaattttttttgtgtttttaggtttATCAGGAGAGATAATTATATCTTAATATACAAATATCgtgatttaaatttcattttgtctCCAAATAGCAACTTCATTTCTATACTCTAAAACGATTATTCTCCTTATAAAACTTTCCCTAATGAAAGCTTAGTTACACATTAATAGAATAATTTAAATACATCAGAAAAATCCCTTACTAATTCTCCTCAAAATAAAGAGATTGATTTTTCGCTAAACCCACACCACAAACAAATATTAGTCTTCAATATATATAGACTTTTGCAGCCCAAGTCAATCCAACTAGTGCGATCCAATTGAATTATTAAGGTTTCATCCATATCAAGTATTCTTCAAGTTGTCCTTACTTATctaaatatcttcctcaagtaAACTATGAAATATATTGAATAATATCCTTTAAGAAAGTGCACAAAAATAATCAcaataatcaaatcaaaatatgccAACTAAATATCCTCCtcatgtaaataatgaaatatattgaATAATATCCCTTAAAAATGCACAAAAATAGTCAcaataatcaaatcaaaatatgccaacaaAACAAGCAAGCTATAATATTTAGCCAATTTTTCCTTAAATTGCAATCGACGTTGTAGTTGGCAGTTATAACCGGCACTAACGAACTCTTCCAAAGTTGAACATGGCTACCATATAAAGAGCTAGAATCCAACTTCATTAAGTAAACTTCATTCCATTTTGATTATTCCATATCTCACCAAATCAATTACCGTTAATATAAAGATACAAAGGATTGAGATAAATCTTCAAATAGTTAGCCCACATCTTATTGTGACTGCATATCTTAGTATATAAGGTAAGTAGATCACACTAGTTCTCCTGAAAATTTTCTTTGCTTGATCTAATCTCTTCTCCAAGAGATTTACTACTCAAAATCCACAAAATGAtagaagtaaataaaataatctaCATGTCAACATGCAATGCAATTGATGTTGTGTCTGGACGTGCAATTGACACTAACACAATGTTCTTAAAGGGTTCATTATTTCTTTGAAAACttctttttttgttcaaaatttatcaagacttttcttttgtttttgtttttgttttttttttttgtttttgcattTGGGTTTGACCTAGGATGTAGCTTAACATGTCAAAGTAACATTCGAGTCAAATTTTGGTTCATTGTGTCAACTAGAGAATTCGATCTTGTGTAAGGAAGGACTAACACTCTTATCATACCTCCCCTAAAACAGTACTATTCTTAGTTACGTGACatcgtattagggattaaattctatttatctaattaatcatatatttatttcaaattaaatactCCAGTATTTATAATTTACAAGATTAAGTTAGTTCAAGTTTTAATCTCTTACAACCAATTTTTGAACCAAATCTATCCAATTTACCAATGTTTTACATTATTTACTAGTTAAAAATAATCACAAGTTGTTTAACTTAAATATCAAGATTAatcaaaatcattttcttttcgtACAACTCACGTACCACTACCAGAAGCAAATCACTACTTCAACACACCCACCCACCTGCCCAAACACACACCATGTAACACCGACTCGTCCTAACGTCCAGTATGAATGCGAGATGCCATTCGAGCACATATTGCAAAAATCTCTAAAACTATCtgataaattaaatttgaaacaatttaattaatcataaagtttagataaaaatttattaaagtatCTAACATCATTTAAAACTATTTAGAAATATTTGGCAAGTGATTGGAAGTGTAACACCCTTACTTGTCTTGTTCGCCGAATTTGGGTATGGAGCGTCGCAACTGAACTGGGTTCGTGTACAAGATTAGAACTCATTGTTTTAAAACCAGACTGTATTACCTATTTATAAAAACTTGCAACAGAGGCAAAATTTTAATCAAGTGTTTACTGTCCCAACTCCGGACTCTAAGGGAACTACATATATACAATATATTCGCCCCCAGGGTGAAGTTTTTAAGGGTACCCCTTCCTATGTGCATGACACTTTACCATCGGCGCTCCTTGATCCTACACGGTTTAGCTTGATCCCTCATCAAGTTCCTTATTCCACAAATCCTGTAATCACAGATCAAACCTCTGTAAGTCctaaaagaacttagtgagtctcCTAATTTAGCTTACTTATACTTAGACCCCGTCTTGCAGGggtattaaaagaaaataaactaaatgcAATTAACTCCTTACTTATGCGAGTAGATTTCTCTGAAACCCAACGTAGCGGGCTTTGATTTATTTATGATCTTATGCATTGATGAATGGATTGTCAGGTGTTTTCCTCCAAGACAATCCTACTAACTTCGTCTTGTCAATTACTCAGATGTCTCTCCATCTTCGCAGTCTCTGTCATTTCCTTTACTTATGTTCTTTCTTCCATTTATCTCAGTGTGGTTTCTTCTTTCCACCATGTTATTTTAAGGTAGTCCCTTAGATCAATTCCTACTAAAGgccattgtgtaacaccccaaacccggtctaaacgttatgaccgaatctggcgttgtcacattgtaacaccccttacccgtattcgacgccgaaataaggtacgaggcattactagaagacatacatttgcatacgtattaaaccgagttacaaaatttcatccgaattaaaacttttaaattagtaacgtgcttttataattctttacaacatatcctcgaaatattatattcataacaaatagggcctacgagacccgatatttactcatgtaattcaaagcttcatttccatttcattcaattcacaatttctcatgttcacaattcaaatcaatttctcaatccaatatatatatttcaatcatctaagaatataattcaagttacacaaacttactaggctaaattgtagaaataccaaaatttag
This region includes:
- the LOC107895102 gene encoding exocyst complex component SEC15A; translation: MDSKPKKRGAMENGDTGEDSVLATLIGNGDDLGPLVRHAFEMGRPEALVHQLKHILKKKEAEIEELCKTHYEEFILAVDELRGVLVDAEGLKSDLSSDNFKLQEVGSALLVKLEELLESFSIKKNVSEAINMSKICIEVLELCVKCNTHLSEGQFFLALKTVDLIDTNYLQNIPVNAIKIMIGKNIPIIKAHIEKKVTADFNEWLLHIRSSAKDIGQTAIGHAASVRQRDEEMLERQRKAEELNVSGLGDVVYSLDVEEVDEDSVLKFDLTPLYRASHIHSCLGIQEQFRRYYYKNRLLQLNSDLQISSSQPFVESYQTYLAQIAGYFIVEDRVLRTSGGLLSADQVETMWETTVAKVVSVLEEQFSHMDSATHLLLVKDYIALLGVTLRQYGYEVSSILEVLDNSRDKYHELLFEECRQQISNAVSNDSYNKMVMKKDSDYENIVLAFHLQTSDVMPAFPYIAPFSSMVPDCCRIVRSFIKSSVDYLSFGVNSNFYDAARKYLDKLLIDVLNEVVVTMFQSDGIAVSQAMQIAENIPFLERSCDFFLQHAAHLCGIPVRSVERPQASLTAKEVFKTSRHAAYLAVVNLVNSKLDEFLALTENINWTAEEISENNSEYMNEVVFCLDTVFSTALQILPLDALYTVGCGALEHISNSIVAAFLSDSVKRFNANAVMVINQDLQKLESFADERFHSTGLSEVYEEGSFRSSLIEARQLINLLSSSQPENFADLVIREKSYNALDRKKVASIVEKFKDSADGIFGSLSTRNTKTSSRKKSMDMLKKRLKDFN
- the LOC121203506 gene encoding fumarate hydratase 1, mitochondrial, with product MCSNGISHSYWTLGRVGVTWCVFGQPHDAQYLLLRCSLLSAGSLCCYAGSLPSSCFGLNTKKGFDAKIAAAVADEINLPFVTAENKFEALAAHDAFVETSGALNTVATSLMKVANDIRLLGSGPRCGLGELILPENEPGSSIMPGKVNPTQCEAITMVCAQVMGNHVAITVGGSNGHFELNVFKPMIANALLHSLRLLGDASASFEKNCVRGIQANRERISKLLHESLMLVTSLNPKIGYDNAAAVAKKAHKEGSTLKEAALSLGVLTSEEFDTLVVPEKTIGPSD